The DNA window GCATCGCCACGCTGGCCGATGCGCTGCCGGCGGCGGACGAATTCGATCCGGAATCGTGCTACCTCGGCTTCGAGATCGGTTTCCAGAGCAGCGTGGACAAGGCCGCCATCGACGGCGTGTTCGACTTCGTGCGCGACGATTGCCAGATCCGCATCCTGCCGCCGGAAAACCGCATCACCGAATACCTCGCCTGGCTGGACGAAGTACCCGACGAGCGCGAGCGCCTGGGCGAAATGCTGGTGCGCTGCGGCAGCGTCACGGCGCACGAACTGGAACAGGCGCTGGCCGTGCAGGCCGCCGGCGGCGCCGCCGGCGTACCGCTCGGCGAGATCCTCGTGGGCCAGGGTGCCGTGCTGCCGACCGTCGTCGAAGCCGCGCTGGCAAAACAGCGCCAGGCACCGGAACCGAAGGCCGCGCCGGCGGAAAACCGCTCGATTCGCGTTGACGCGGACAAGCTGGACCGCCTGATCAACCTGGTGGGTGAGCTGATCATCGCTGGCGCCGGCGCCAACCTGATCGCCCGCCGCACCCAGATTCCCGAGCTGCTCGAATGCACGTCCACGCTATCCGGCCTTGTGGAAGAAGTGCGCGACAGCGCGCTGCAACTGCGCATGGTGAAGATCGGCGCCACGTTCAACCGTTTCCAGCGCGTGGTGCACGACGTGTCGCGCGAGATCGGCAAGGATATCCGCCTGCAGGTCTCCGGCGAGGACGCGGAGCTGGACAAGACGGTGGTCGAGAAGATCGGCGACCCGCTGACGCACCTGGTGCGCAACGCGATGGATCATGGCATCGAACCGGCCGACGTGCGCCTGGCGCGCGGCAAGCCGGCCCAGGGCACGGTGGCGCTGAACGCCTACCACGACTCGGGCAGCATCGTCATCGAAGTGTCCGACGACGGCGGCGGCCTGAAACGGGAGCGCATCCTGGCCAAGGCCATCGAACGGGGCCTGGTGGAACCGGGCCGCGTGCTGTCGGACAAGGAAATCTTCGGCCTGATCTTCGAGCCGGGCTTCTCGACGGCGGAACAGGTGACGAACCTGTCCGGCCGCGGCGTGGGCATGGATGTCGTCAAGCGCAACATCGTCGCGCTGCGTGGCAGCGTTGAAATCGCCAGCACGGAAGGGCAGGGCACCACGGTGACCGTGCGCCTGCCGCTGACGCTGGCGATCATCAACGGTTTCCAGGTCGGCGTGGGCAAATCCGTGTTCGTGATCCCGATGGACATGGTCGAGGAATGCGTGGAATTCCGCGACGACCAGGAACGCGATTTCATCGACTTGCGCGGACAGCCGCTGCCGTTCGTGCGGCTGCGCGAACGCTTCGAACTGTCGGGCGCGCCGGTGCGGCGCCAGAGCATCGTCGTCGTGCGCCATGGCAGCCGCAAGGCCGGCCTTGTCGTCGATTCGCTGCTGGGCGAGTTCCAGACCGTGATCAAGCCGCTCGGCAAGGTGTTTGCCGGTGCGCGCTTCCTGTCCGGTTCGTCGATCCTCGGCAACGGCGACGTGGCGCTGATCCTCGACATGGCGGCGCTGCTGACCGGCGTCGAGAGCGAGAGCCACGCAGCGGCAGCATGAATCATCAACCTTTTTTTTCTCAACGCGTTTTAGCAATTGATCTGGAGAGCCATCGTGCTTAAGAATCTGAAAATCGGCATCAGGATGGGACTTGGCTTCGGCCTCGTGCTGCTGCTGCTGTTGGGCGTCGCGATGCTGGCCATCACGCGCATGGCGGATATGGACAATGTGACCGACGAGATCACCAGCGAAGCCTATCCGAAGGTGATCGTCGCGCAGGAAATGGTGCGCGACGCGATCGATGCCGGGCGCCATATGCGCGGCATGCTGCTGACGAAGAGCGAATCCGAAGTCGAGCGCCACCGCAAGGCCATCGAGGGCATGCGCGCCGATACGATCCGCCGCATCGCCGACATGGAAAAAGTGGTGACCTCCGAACGCGGCAAGGAACTGCTGCGCGCTGTGTCCGAGAAGCGCGTGGCGCTCGACGCCAAGTACGACAGGTTCTATGCGCTCATGCGCACAGACCAGCAACAGGCCGCCGATTTCGTCAGCGCCGAGTATGCGTCGACCAATCGTGAACTGATCGCCGCATTGGATGCGCTCATCAAGCACCAGAGCAAGCTGATGCAGGATCTCACGGAGCAGGCAAAGCATACGTATGAAGACACCCGGACCACGGTGATGATGATGGCCGGTGGCGCGCTGCTGCTGGCCGTCCTGATCGGTGCATCGATCACCCTGTCCGTCACCCGCGCGCTGCGTCAGGCCGTCAATGCAGCGAACAGCCTTGCCGAAGGCGACCTGACCGTGCGCATCGACAGCAATTCGCGTGACGAGACTGGCCAGCTGCTGCAGGCGATGAACCAGATGATCGTGAAGCTGACGCAGGTGGTCACCGACGTCAATGCCGGCGCACAATCGCTGGCCTCCGCCTCCGAGGAAGTCTCCGCCACGGCGCAGTCGCTGTCGCAGGCCGCTTCCGAGCAGGCTGCCAGCGTCGAGGAAACGTCGGCATCGCTGGAACAGATGACGGCATCGATCTCGCAGAACACCGAGAACGCCCGCGTCACGGACGGCATGGCCACCCAGGCGGCGCGCGAAGCGGCCGAAGGCGGCGAAGCCGTCAAGGCCACCGTGACGGCAATGAAGCAGATCGCCAAGCAGATCGGCATCATCGACGATATCGCTTACCAGACCAACCTGCTGGCGCTGAACGCGGCCATCGAGGCGGCCCGTGCCGGCGAACATGGCAAGGGCTTTGCCGTGGTGGCGGCCGAAGTGCGCAAGCTGGCCGAGCGTAGCCAGGTGGCGGCACAGGAAATCGGCGAAGTGGCCACGTCCAGCGTGGAACTGGCCGAACGGGCCGGCAACCTGCTGGACCAGATGGTGCCGAACATCCGCAAGACGTCCGACCTGGTGCAGGAAATCACGGCCGCTTCCGAAGAGCAGTCGGCCGGCGTCGGCCAGATCAATGCCGCTGTCGGCCAGATGAGCCAGGGCACGCAGCAGAACGCTTCCAGTTCCGAGGAACTGGCCGCCACGGCCGAGGAAATGAGCGGCCAGGCCGAGCAGCTGCAGGCCGCGATGGGCTTCTTCAAACTCGAGAGCGGTGTCGCGGCGCGCAAGCCGGCCGGCCGCATGCCGCGCGCGGCCGCGGTGCCGAAGCGCCAGAGCATCGCCCTGCAACCAGCCTTTGCCGACGCAGGACTGGAAGAAACCAGCTTTACCCGGTTCTGAACGCCGTTTCACGACGCTTCGATCCGTTCTTAACCCGCTAACAACCCGCGGCCGGTGGCCGCAAGGAGACAATCTTGTTCCGTAATTTAAAAGTAAGTGCCCGCCTGGCCCTGGGCTTCGGCGTCGTCGGCTTCCTGCTCGCTGCCAGCATCCTGCTGGGTATCCGCAGCCTGGCTGGCGTCAGCGACAACGTCAACGAACTGGTCACCGACAAGTACCCGAAGGTCACGATGGCTCACGACTTGATCGGCAACATCACCACGATCGCGATCGCGATGCGCAATGTCGTGATCTTCGACGATGCGGCGGTGGCACGGCGCGAAATGGCAACGATCGAGGCCGAACGCGCCAAGCTGCGCGAGACGCTCGAGAAGCTGAAGAAGGTTGTGGCTTCGCCGGAAGGCAAGGAAGTATTGCAGGCGGTCGTGGAAACGCGCGAGCAATACCGCGTGATCCAGGAAGAGTGGCTTCGCATGGTGGCCGCAGGCCAGCGCGCCGAGGCGCGTGACCTGCTGGTCAACAAGCTCGAAGGCGTCCAGACGACCTATATCGCGACGATTCGCAAGCTGATCGCGCACCAGGATGCATCGATGGCGAAATCCGGCGAGGAAGCCACCGAGGCGTATGTCAGCGCCCGCAACCAGCTGGTGATGCTGGGTGTGCTGGCCGTGCTGATGGGCATTAGCATGGCGTTCTGGATCACGCTCAGCCTGACGCGCACGCTGGGTGGCGAGCCGGCCTATGCGGCCGAACTGCTCAAGCGCATCGCCGACGGCGACCTGTCCGGCGAAGTGGCGACCCGCAAGGGCGATACCGGCAGCATGCTGCACGCCGTGGCACTGATGGTGGTCAAGCTGCGCCAGGTCATTGCCGGCCAGCGCGCCGTGATCGAAGCGGCCAACCGCGGCAACTTCGGGACCCGTGTCGACACGACAGGCATGCAGGGCTTCCAGAAAGAGATGGGCGATGGCCTGAACCAGCTGATGACGACCACCGGCGCCGGCATCGACGACGTGGTGCGCGTGATGTCGGCCCTGGCCGAAGGCGACCTGACCACCCGCATCGACAAGGAATACGAAGGCGCATTCGGCAAGCTGAAGGAGTACTCGAACGGCACGATGGACAAGCTGGCACAGGTTGTCGGCGACGTGAACGCCAGCGCGCAGTCGCTGGCATCGGCCTCCGAAGAGGTGTCCGCCACGGCGCAGTCGCTGTCGCAGGCCGCTTCCGAGCAGGCCGCCAGCGTCGAGGAAACGTCGGCATCGCTGGAACAGATGACGGCATCGATCTCGCAGAATACCGAGAACGCCCGCGTCACCGACGGCATGGCCACCCAGGCGTCGCGTGAAGCGGCCGAGGGCGGCGAAGCGGTCAAGGCCACCGTGACGGCGATGAAGCAGATCGCCAAGCAGATCGGCATCATCGACGATATCGCCTACCAGACCAACCTGCTGGCGCTGAACGCGGCCATCGAGGCGGCCCGTGCCGGCGAACATGGCAAGGGCTTTGCCGTGGTGGCGGCCGAAGTGCGCAAGCTGGCCGAGCGCAGCCAGGTGGCGGCGCAGGAAATCGGCGAAGTGGCCACGTCCAGCGTGGAACTGGCCGAACGGGCCGGCAACCTGCTGGACCAGATGGTGCCGAACATCCGCAAGACGTCCGACCTGGTGCAGGAAATCACAGCCGCTTCCGAAGAGCAGTCGGCCGGCGTCGGCCAGATCAACTCGGCCGTGGGCCAGATGAGCCAGGGCACGCAGCAGAACGCCTCCAGTTCCGAGGAACTGGCCGCCACGGCCGAGGAAATGAGCGGTCAGGCCGAGCAGTTGCAGCAGGCCATGAGCTTCTTCCACCTGGCCAATAATGACGGCGCACGGGTGCTGGCCAAGGTGCGCAGCGGCGGTACCCGCCCGGCACGCCGCGGCAACGGCCTGCGCGCGGCGGACAGCTTCGCCATGCAGGGCGAGCTGGACGAAAAGAACTTCACCAATTTCTGATGGAGCGATCCATGAAGCACACCAAGCAAGACAGCACCGCGGCGGGAAGCGAATCCGCCCAATACCTGACCTTCATGCTGGGCGGCGAATCGTTCGGTATCGGCATCATGGCCGTGAAGGAAATCATCGAGTTCTCCGGCATCACCGAAGTGCCGATGATGCCCGAGTCGATCCGCGGCGTGATCAACCTGCGCGGCGCCGTGGTGCCCGTGATGGACCTGGCGGCCCGTTTCGGCCGGCCGCTGGCGGTGCCGGGCAAGCGCACCTGTATCGTCATCGTCGAACTGGAAGCGGACGGCGAGCGGCAGGTGACGGGCGTGGTGGTCGACGCCGTCAGCGCCGTGCTGGACATCGCGCTGGCCGAGATCGAGCCGGCGCCGTCGTTCGGTACCCGCATCCGCGGCGATTTCATCGGCGGCATGGCCAAGGTGAACGGCAAGTTCGTGATCCTGCTGAACGTGGCGCAGGTGCTGGCACTGGACGGACTGGCCATGCTGGCCGATACCGAAGCACAGGCGGCATGAGCGCCATCGCCATCAACGAGCGCGAGTTCGCGCGCTTCCAGCACTTCATCCACGACATCGCGGGCATCACGATGTCGGACGCGAAGAAGGCGCTGGTCAGCGGGCGGCTCGCCAAGCGGCTGCACCACTTCGGGCTGGACAGCTACGATGCGTATTTCGAAGTGCTGGCGGGCGGGCAGCATCCGGAGGAGACCCAGGTCGCCGTGGACCTGCTGACCACCAACGAAACCTACTTCTTCCGCGAGTCGCGCCACTTCGAGCTGCTGCGCGAAGCCGCCAGCGCGCACGGAACGAGCGGCAACACGCCATTTCGCGTATGGAGCGCTGCCTGTTCCTCCGGCGAGGAGCCGTACAGCATCGCGATGGTGCTGGCGGACGTGCTGGGCAACGCGCCGTGGGAAGTGATGGCGTCGGACATCAGCACGCGCGTGCTGCAGCGTGCCCGCGTCGGGCATTATCCGATGGAGCGCGCCGCGCACGTGCCTGCCGACTACCTGAAGCGCTTCTGCCTGAAAGGCATCCGCGAACAGACCGGTACGCTGCTGGTGGACCGGGCGCTGCGCCAGCGCGTGCAGTTCCGGCAGGTGAACCTGAATACGCAGTTGCCGAACGAACTGGGCATGTTCGACGTGATCTTCCTGCGCAATGTGATGATCTACTTTAATGCCGATACCAAGCGGCAGGTGGTGGCGCGCGTAACGTCGCGCCTGAAGCCGGGCGGCCAGTTCTTCATCGGCCATTCCGAAAGCCTGCACGACATCACCAATGCGGTGCAGCCGGTGGTGCCGTCGGTGTACCGGAAGGCAGCGTAACAAACAGCGCCGCATGGCCCGCATGGGCTAAGCTTATGTTGTAACGGCTCGTGTTTGCGGGCTTTCCTGCGTTCCTGGAAACCTATGAATCCTATCAATGTGATGGTCGTCGACGATTCGGCCGTGGTGCGCAAGATCGTTGGCGAGATGCTGGCGGCGGCACCGGGAATCCGGCTGCTGCACGCCGTGTCCGATCCGCTGCTGGCGATCGAGCGGATGAAGCAGCAGTGGCCGGACGTGATCGTGCTGGACGTGGAAATGCCGCGCATGGATGGCATCACGTTCCTGAAGAAGATCATGGCCGAGCGCCCGACGCCGGTGATCATCTGCTCGACGCTGACCGACAAGGGCGCCCAGACCACGATGGCGGCAATGGCGGCCGGCGCGGTGAACGTGATCGCCAAGCCGAAGCTGGGCCTGAAGGATTTCCTGAACGAGAGCGCCGCCGAACTGGTGGGCGCGATCCGCGCCGCCGCCCACGTCAACGTGCGCCGGCTATCCCAGCGCGCCGCCACCCCGGCGCAGGCGCCGGCCAAGCTCACGGCGGACGCGATCCTGCCACCGGCGTCCGATGTCCGCACGCCGCTGCAGACCACCGAGCGGGTCGTGGCGATCGGCACCTCCACCGGTGGGACCCAGGCGCTCGAGGAAGTGCTGACGGTGCTGCCGCGCGTTACACCCGGCATCGTGATCGTGCAGCACATGCCGGAAAAATTCACGGCGGCGTTCGCCGACCGGCTCAACAAGCTGTGCCAGATCGAAGTGCGCGAAGCGCAGCACGGCGACCGCGTGCTGCCGGGCCGCGCGCTGATCGCGCCGGGCGGCCGGCACATGCTGCTGCGGCGCGACGGCGCCCGCTACTACGTCGACGTGATCGACGGCCCGCTGGTGAACCGCCACCGGCCATCGGTCGATGTGCTGTTCCGCTCCGTGGCGAAACATGCCGGCGCCAACGCGCTGGGCATCATCATGACGGGCATGGGCGACGATGGCGCCGCCGGCCTGCTGGAGATGCGCAAGGCCGGCGCCCGCACCGCGGCGCAGGACGAGGAAAGCTGCGTGGTCTATGGCATGCCGAAGGAAGCCGTCAAGCGCGGCGGCGTGGAGAAGACCGTGCCGTTGAAGTCGATCGACCGCGAGATCCTGCAGCAGCGCTGAGCAGGGGCGGTATCCCGCTGTCATGCAGGGCTGTCGTGCGGGGCTCCGATGGCCGGCCGCGGCGACGGCGATTCCGCCGGGTTGCCGTCAGGCGGCGGTGTCTTCCTGCCGGGCGGCGACGATCCGGTTGCGGCCCTGGCGCTTGGCCGCGTACAGGGCACCGTCGGCGGCGCGGATCAGCGCGGCCGGCGTGGCCGGCTGGCCCGGCAGCAGCGTCGCCACGCCGACGCTGACGGTGACCTGCTTTTCCGGCCCGGCCGCGTGCTCGTGCGGGATCGCCAGCTTCAGCACGCGCTCGTGCAGCGTGGCGGCCATCTGCAGCGCCTGGCCCGGATCGTTGTCCGGCAGGATCGCCGCGAATTCCTCGCCACCGTAGCGCGCCAGCATGTCCACCGAGCGTTGCAGCAGCGCCTGCAGCGCGCCCGAGACCGCGATCAGGCACTGGTCGCCCTGCTGGTGGCCGTAATGGTCGTTGTAGGCCTTGAAATGGTCGATATCGATCATCAGCAGCGATACCATGCCGCCATTGCGCTTGGCGCGGCGCAGTTCGCGGTCGAGCGCCGCGTCGAACGCGCGGCGGTTGGCCACGCCGGTCAGGCCATCGGAGAAAGTCTGCATGCGCAGCAGCTCGGTCTGTTCGCGCAGCAGCTTTTCACGGGCAGCGGCCATGCTGACGTCGTTCAGCTGGATCAGGCAATGGGGTTCGGACTGGCCGGCGGGGAAGGCCAGCGGCGTGACGGCGATGCCTTGCTGCATCCGCTCGCCGCGGGCGATCGCGGCCGGATTCGAATACAGCGGGAAGGGGGCGCGGTTCAGCGTGGGCGACAGCAGCGACGAGAAATTGTTGGCCAGCGCCTGCGTGACGGCTGCCTCGACACGGCCGCCGCGCAGTTCGGGCATCAGCGCGAACAGGTCCATGCCGAGCGCCTTGTGCGCGGCACAGCCGGAATGG is part of the Pseudoduganella lutea genome and encodes:
- a CDS encoding chemotaxis protein CheA, translated to MNMDQVMQTFIAESRELLEQMENALLVVAHDGPDAVNAIFRAAHTIKGSAGMFGLDAVVDFTHVAESVLDKVRDGAVAVDDALVALLLGCCDHIGHLVDAVEAGTLDGDETLAVAGAPLVAALQCYLDGEAAPARAAPTAMTVADVGSAGQWHISLRFGSDVLRNGMDPLSFIRYLGQMGTITGIATLADALPAADEFDPESCYLGFEIGFQSSVDKAAIDGVFDFVRDDCQIRILPPENRITEYLAWLDEVPDERERLGEMLVRCGSVTAHELEQALAVQAAGGAAGVPLGEILVGQGAVLPTVVEAALAKQRQAPEPKAAPAENRSIRVDADKLDRLINLVGELIIAGAGANLIARRTQIPELLECTSTLSGLVEEVRDSALQLRMVKIGATFNRFQRVVHDVSREIGKDIRLQVSGEDAELDKTVVEKIGDPLTHLVRNAMDHGIEPADVRLARGKPAQGTVALNAYHDSGSIVIEVSDDGGGLKRERILAKAIERGLVEPGRVLSDKEIFGLIFEPGFSTAEQVTNLSGRGVGMDVVKRNIVALRGSVEIASTEGQGTTVTVRLPLTLAIINGFQVGVGKSVFVIPMDMVEECVEFRDDQERDFIDLRGQPLPFVRLRERFELSGAPVRRQSIVVVRHGSRKAGLVVDSLLGEFQTVIKPLGKVFAGARFLSGSSILGNGDVALILDMAALLTGVESESHAAAA
- a CDS encoding methyl-accepting chemotaxis protein, encoding MLKNLKIGIRMGLGFGLVLLLLLGVAMLAITRMADMDNVTDEITSEAYPKVIVAQEMVRDAIDAGRHMRGMLLTKSESEVERHRKAIEGMRADTIRRIADMEKVVTSERGKELLRAVSEKRVALDAKYDRFYALMRTDQQQAADFVSAEYASTNRELIAALDALIKHQSKLMQDLTEQAKHTYEDTRTTVMMMAGGALLLAVLIGASITLSVTRALRQAVNAANSLAEGDLTVRIDSNSRDETGQLLQAMNQMIVKLTQVVTDVNAGAQSLASASEEVSATAQSLSQAASEQAASVEETSASLEQMTASISQNTENARVTDGMATQAAREAAEGGEAVKATVTAMKQIAKQIGIIDDIAYQTNLLALNAAIEAARAGEHGKGFAVVAAEVRKLAERSQVAAQEIGEVATSSVELAERAGNLLDQMVPNIRKTSDLVQEITAASEEQSAGVGQINAAVGQMSQGTQQNASSSEELAATAEEMSGQAEQLQAAMGFFKLESGVAARKPAGRMPRAAAVPKRQSIALQPAFADAGLEETSFTRF
- a CDS encoding HAMP domain-containing methyl-accepting chemotaxis protein — translated: MFRNLKVSARLALGFGVVGFLLAASILLGIRSLAGVSDNVNELVTDKYPKVTMAHDLIGNITTIAIAMRNVVIFDDAAVARREMATIEAERAKLRETLEKLKKVVASPEGKEVLQAVVETREQYRVIQEEWLRMVAAGQRAEARDLLVNKLEGVQTTYIATIRKLIAHQDASMAKSGEEATEAYVSARNQLVMLGVLAVLMGISMAFWITLSLTRTLGGEPAYAAELLKRIADGDLSGEVATRKGDTGSMLHAVALMVVKLRQVIAGQRAVIEAANRGNFGTRVDTTGMQGFQKEMGDGLNQLMTTTGAGIDDVVRVMSALAEGDLTTRIDKEYEGAFGKLKEYSNGTMDKLAQVVGDVNASAQSLASASEEVSATAQSLSQAASEQAASVEETSASLEQMTASISQNTENARVTDGMATQASREAAEGGEAVKATVTAMKQIAKQIGIIDDIAYQTNLLALNAAIEAARAGEHGKGFAVVAAEVRKLAERSQVAAQEIGEVATSSVELAERAGNLLDQMVPNIRKTSDLVQEITAASEEQSAGVGQINSAVGQMSQGTQQNASSSEELAATAEEMSGQAEQLQQAMSFFHLANNDGARVLAKVRSGGTRPARRGNGLRAADSFAMQGELDEKNFTNF
- a CDS encoding chemotaxis protein CheW, whose protein sequence is MKHTKQDSTAAGSESAQYLTFMLGGESFGIGIMAVKEIIEFSGITEVPMMPESIRGVINLRGAVVPVMDLAARFGRPLAVPGKRTCIVIVELEADGERQVTGVVVDAVSAVLDIALAEIEPAPSFGTRIRGDFIGGMAKVNGKFVILLNVAQVLALDGLAMLADTEAQAA
- a CDS encoding CheR family methyltransferase, whose protein sequence is MSAIAINEREFARFQHFIHDIAGITMSDAKKALVSGRLAKRLHHFGLDSYDAYFEVLAGGQHPEETQVAVDLLTTNETYFFRESRHFELLREAASAHGTSGNTPFRVWSAACSSGEEPYSIAMVLADVLGNAPWEVMASDISTRVLQRARVGHYPMERAAHVPADYLKRFCLKGIREQTGTLLVDRALRQRVQFRQVNLNTQLPNELGMFDVIFLRNVMIYFNADTKRQVVARVTSRLKPGGQFFIGHSESLHDITNAVQPVVPSVYRKAA
- a CDS encoding protein-glutamate methylesterase/protein-glutamine glutaminase — encoded protein: MNPINVMVVDDSAVVRKIVGEMLAAAPGIRLLHAVSDPLLAIERMKQQWPDVIVLDVEMPRMDGITFLKKIMAERPTPVIICSTLTDKGAQTTMAAMAAGAVNVIAKPKLGLKDFLNESAAELVGAIRAAAHVNVRRLSQRAATPAQAPAKLTADAILPPASDVRTPLQTTERVVAIGTSTGGTQALEEVLTVLPRVTPGIVIVQHMPEKFTAAFADRLNKLCQIEVREAQHGDRVLPGRALIAPGGRHMLLRRDGARYYVDVIDGPLVNRHRPSVDVLFRSVAKHAGANALGIIMTGMGDDGAAGLLEMRKAGARTAAQDEESCVVYGMPKEAVKRGGVEKTVPLKSIDREILQQR
- a CDS encoding sensor domain-containing diguanylate cyclase, with product MQQPSRLPLLESVLEAVNAGVIVVDAARRIVLWNKWMSRHSGCAAHKALGMDLFALMPELRGGRVEAAVTQALANNFSSLLSPTLNRAPFPLYSNPAAIARGERMQQGIAVTPLAFPAGQSEPHCLIQLNDVSMAAAREKLLREQTELLRMQTFSDGLTGVANRRAFDAALDRELRRAKRNGGMVSLLMIDIDHFKAYNDHYGHQQGDQCLIAVSGALQALLQRSVDMLARYGGEEFAAILPDNDPGQALQMAATLHERVLKLAIPHEHAAGPEKQVTVSVGVATLLPGQPATPAALIRAADGALYAAKRQGRNRIVAARQEDTAA